In Intestinibacillus sp. Marseille-P6563, a single genomic region encodes these proteins:
- the nadD gene encoding nicotinate-nucleotide adenylyltransferase: MRTGIMGGTFNPPHYGHLYAAEHVRDALGLDKVLFIPTNLPPHKKMPAGSANTEQRCEMVQRMLKGRSWAELNTIEIDRGGASYTVDTLRALKKAGKYGDLFLIMGTDMLMMLDYGWRDPEEICRLCTLAVVARELGQQKDLQQKAQQLREKYQADIRLVDCPVVEISSTQIRQGESLIEMLPPSVYQYIEQNRLYTHEKENF, from the coding sequence ATGCGCACTGGGATCATGGGCGGCACATTCAATCCCCCGCACTACGGGCATCTGTATGCCGCCGAACATGTGCGGGATGCGCTGGGGCTGGATAAAGTTCTGTTCATCCCCACCAATCTGCCGCCGCATAAAAAAATGCCGGCCGGATCGGCCAATACCGAGCAGCGCTGCGAAATGGTGCAGCGAATGCTTAAAGGGCGGTCCTGGGCGGAGCTGAATACCATTGAGATCGACCGAGGTGGGGCGAGTTATACGGTCGACACCCTGCGTGCGCTCAAAAAAGCAGGCAAGTATGGCGACCTGTTCCTCATCATGGGCACCGATATGCTCATGATGCTCGACTACGGCTGGCGTGACCCGGAGGAAATCTGTCGGCTGTGCACCCTCGCCGTCGTCGCGCGGGAACTGGGACAGCAGAAGGACTTGCAGCAAAAAGCACAGCAGCTTCGTGAAAAATATCAGGCAGACATCCGTTTGGTCGATTGTCCGGTGGTCGAGATCTCGTCCACGCAGATCCGGCAGGGGGAATCGCTCATCGAGATGCTGCCGCCCTCGGTTTATCAATACATCGAGCAAAACCGGTTATACACACACGAAAAGGAAAATTTTTAA
- a CDS encoding YhbY family RNA-binding protein → MLTSKQRAQLRKLANPLAVTLHIGKDGVTDGVVEQLKVLLENHELVKGKVLESAMVTPKTVAEALCEETGADGVQVIGTKFVLYRQSSDPDKRKIVLEK, encoded by the coding sequence ATGTTAACGAGCAAACAACGCGCCCAGCTGCGTAAGCTGGCAAACCCGCTGGCTGTGACCCTGCACATCGGCAAGGATGGCGTGACCGACGGGGTGGTCGAACAACTGAAAGTGCTGCTGGAAAACCATGAACTGGTCAAGGGTAAGGTGCTGGAAAGCGCCATGGTGACCCCGAAGACGGTCGCCGAAGCCCTGTGCGAGGAAACCGGCGCCGACGGCGTGCAGGTGATCGGCACTAAGTTCGTGCTGTACCGGCAGTCCTCGGACCCGGATAAGCGCAAGATCGTGCTGGAGAAATAA
- the rdgB gene encoding RdgB/HAM1 family non-canonical purine NTP pyrophosphatase, with the protein MRFVLASHNQKKLRELGDILGALGIEVVPLPEGAPEPEENGQTFEENACIKARAAAALTGLPAVADDSGLCVDALDGAPGIYSARYCEGTDADRNAFLLANMAGQENRTCRFVCAIACVQPDGTAFTVRGECEGQLLRECQGTGGFGYDPLFYVPAYGCTFGELPQEVKNQISHRAQALKRLAERLKPNRQE; encoded by the coding sequence ATGCGATTTGTTTTAGCGTCCCACAATCAGAAAAAACTGCGGGAACTGGGCGACATTCTGGGCGCGCTCGGCATCGAAGTCGTGCCGCTGCCCGAAGGGGCGCCCGAACCCGAAGAAAACGGACAGACCTTTGAAGAAAATGCGTGCATCAAGGCGCGGGCGGCTGCTGCTTTGACCGGCCTGCCGGCAGTGGCTGACGATTCCGGGCTGTGCGTCGATGCCCTGGACGGGGCGCCGGGCATTTATTCGGCCCGCTATTGCGAGGGTACGGACGCGGACCGCAACGCCTTCCTGCTAGCCAACATGGCCGGACAGGAGAACCGTACTTGCCGGTTCGTGTGCGCGATTGCATGCGTCCAGCCGGACGGCACCGCATTTACCGTCCGCGGCGAATGCGAAGGGCAGCTCTTGCGGGAATGTCAGGGTACAGGCGGCTTTGGATACGATCCGCTGTTTTATGTGCCCGCCTACGGCTGTACCTTTGGCGAACTGCCGCAGGAGGTCAAAAATCAGATTTCGCACCGCGCGCAGGCGCTGAAGCGCCTGGCCGAGCGGCTCAAACCGAATAGACAGGAGTAA
- the rph gene encoding ribonuclease PH, with the protein MARPDLRRNDEMRKVKITPNYTLYAEGSVLIEMGNTKVICTASVEGKVPPFLEGQGLGWVTAEYAMLPRATHTRKKRDIKSLKLDGRSSEIQRLIGRALRSVVDRAALGERQITVDCDVIQADGGTRCASITGGFVALWLACKKLLDEGKIEKMPLTSQVAAVSVGIYEDEAILDLNYAEDSHAIVDCNVVMTGAGDFVEIQGTGEGRPFTKDELNRLLSLGKKGTAKLCREQKKITGEL; encoded by the coding sequence ATGGCAAGACCTGATTTGCGGCGCAACGACGAGATGCGCAAGGTAAAGATCACCCCAAACTATACGTTGTATGCCGAAGGCTCGGTGCTCATCGAGATGGGCAACACCAAGGTCATCTGCACGGCTTCGGTCGAGGGTAAGGTTCCGCCCTTTCTGGAAGGGCAGGGGCTGGGCTGGGTGACCGCCGAATATGCGATGCTGCCGCGTGCGACCCATACGCGCAAAAAGCGCGACATCAAATCTTTGAAGCTGGACGGTCGTTCGTCCGAGATCCAGCGGCTGATCGGCCGCGCGCTGCGGTCGGTGGTAGACCGTGCGGCTCTCGGGGAACGTCAAATTACCGTTGACTGCGACGTTATCCAGGCCGACGGCGGCACCCGCTGCGCGTCCATCACCGGCGGCTTTGTCGCACTGTGGCTGGCCTGCAAAAAACTGCTCGACGAGGGCAAGATCGAAAAAATGCCGCTGACCAGCCAGGTGGCGGCGGTGTCAGTCGGCATTTATGAAGACGAAGCCATTTTGGACCTCAACTATGCCGAGGACAGCCACGCAATCGTGGACTGTAACGTGGTCATGACCGGCGCGGGCGACTTTGTCGAGATTCAGGGCACGGGCGAGGGCCGTCCGTTCACCAAGGACGAACTCAACCGTCTGCTCTCGCTGGGCAAGAAGGGCACCGCCAAGCTGTGCCGTGAGCAGAAGAAGATCACCGGCGAACTGTAA
- the ftsY gene encoding signal recognition particle-docking protein FtsY translates to MGFFDKIKSGLKKTTQAVTQQFEDIMASFVAVDDDLLDELEEAMILSDLGAGVAAKAREEVKTRAQHQKVGTAAELRCLLKDVLTDMMLEDTALDLSGSPAVILVIGVNGVGKTTSIGKLAARYVSEGKRVMLAAADTFRAAAADQLEVWAGRAGADIVRHGEGADPAAVVFDAIAAAKARGCDIIIIDTAGRLHNKANLMNELAKIDRILTRELPDSSRETLLVLDATTGQNAVHQAEEFNKAAKLTGIILTKLDGTAKGGIVVAISAGLGVPVKLVGVGEGLDDLMDFNRSDFLEALLPPLDEN, encoded by the coding sequence ATGGGATTTTTTGATAAGATCAAATCCGGCCTGAAGAAAACCACCCAGGCAGTCACCCAGCAGTTTGAGGACATCATGGCGTCGTTCGTCGCCGTGGATGACGACCTGCTCGACGAGTTGGAAGAAGCGATGATTCTGTCCGACCTGGGCGCAGGCGTGGCCGCCAAGGCGCGCGAAGAAGTCAAAACACGCGCCCAGCACCAGAAGGTCGGCACGGCCGCTGAACTGCGCTGCCTGCTCAAGGATGTGCTCACCGACATGATGCTCGAGGACACCGCGCTCGACCTGTCGGGCAGCCCGGCGGTCATTCTGGTCATTGGCGTCAATGGCGTAGGCAAGACCACGTCCATCGGCAAGCTGGCCGCGCGCTATGTGTCCGAAGGAAAGCGGGTCATGCTGGCTGCTGCCGATACCTTCCGTGCCGCCGCTGCCGACCAGCTGGAAGTCTGGGCCGGCCGCGCGGGCGCGGACATCGTGCGCCACGGCGAAGGTGCCGACCCGGCAGCTGTGGTCTTTGACGCGATCGCAGCGGCTAAGGCGCGAGGCTGCGATATCATCATCATCGATACCGCGGGCCGTCTGCACAATAAGGCCAACCTCATGAACGAACTGGCCAAAATCGACCGCATCCTGACCCGTGAACTGCCCGATTCCTCGCGCGAGACGCTGCTCGTACTCGACGCGACCACCGGACAGAATGCCGTGCACCAGGCCGAAGAATTCAACAAGGCCGCCAAACTCACCGGCATCATCCTGACCAAGCTGGACGGCACCGCCAAGGGCGGCATCGTGGTCGCCATCTCGGCGGGACTGGGCGTACCGGTCAAACTGGTCGGCGTGGGCGAGGGCCTGGACGACCTGATGGATTTCAACCGTTCGGATTTTCTGGAGGCGCTGCTGCCGCCGCTGGATGAAAACTAA
- the smc gene encoding chromosome segregation protein SMC — MVLKSLLLQGFKSFPDKTEIRFLGGMTAIVGPNGSGKSNISDALRWVLGEQSSRSLRGAKMEDVIFSGTQKRGPLGFAEVSLILDNSEGVFASEHTEIMVTRRYYRSGESEYFLNKRHCRLKDIHELFMDTGLGRDGYSIIGQGRIDEILSLKSEDRREVFEEAAGITKFRYRKEEAERKLAATEDNLVRIRDLYSELENQAGPLGKQAEKAKQFLLLRDELRVIEVSLWLQELEGLHRSTEKGQADQATCQAQLAQAQQALNDLYQRADALADEMRKLDVETDGLRRELHACEQRTADLQSRCAVLQANIQNDRDNIARAMLEETRQSEQAAALASQQAERQKHCEQLDADHNKYQDELRQVQQAITQQEQAKARSAGLRDTLREQIDVCKGAHFQLELAQTAAQAGLDGMDGRRDTLGRDLDDTERQLAAEEAVQAGYQTKLTACREQAARVKNQLAGMAQKAGHRKQHAEEQAAALASAQAALTDCDNRIRMLRDMQKEYEGFSRAVKLTMKRAESGAQKGVHGPVSALISVDGRFVTAIETALGAASSHIVVETAQDAKAAIAFLKRSDSGRATFLPMDTIRPASLKESGFAERPGCYGAADALVTCAPPYRAIVQNLLARTVVAEDMDAALAIAKAYHHRFRIVTLDGQVIQAGGAMTGGSVSKTSGALARTETLHRLTAQRDTLQAKVGQAELDLIHAKKAAAALENDQKVLQAQAAQTQEEETRLTAMLAQHGALLDSVRARRDALQLERDNLAEAKQTYEDTIAQKRAALEAGKQQMQRLETECTAHEAALAKAEEALTAYAARSVALRTAAAENRTEAAAERRALDDLRRLQQEMENGLQNAAQMREEFAAKIEQSTKELEQARTDAQADGARAQQLRARITQAAGERMQFEGQKTQADKQAQAQNEDIRNLERESARLDAQLAQYKERENQILTRMWENYELTPTPAAAVAQPLEDTAQAQTRARSLRDQMRALGNVNLDAVEEYQALMERFTFLGEQKDDLETAQRDLYKVIDQLTTQMKEVFASEFAKLNTYFGQTFREIFGGGHAELQLADTSDILNCGIDILVSPPGKAVKTITLLSGGEKAFVAIALYFAILKLRPTPFSVLDEIEAALDDVNVARFAQYVKRLSDRTQFIVITHRRGTMEVADMLYGVTMQERGVSRMLMLNLAEAEKQFGKEMNEN, encoded by the coding sequence ATGGTTTTAAAGAGTTTGCTGCTGCAAGGGTTCAAATCGTTTCCCGACAAGACCGAGATCCGCTTTCTGGGCGGTATGACGGCCATTGTCGGCCCAAACGGCAGCGGAAAATCCAATATATCCGACGCCCTGCGCTGGGTGCTGGGCGAGCAGTCCTCGCGGTCGCTGCGCGGTGCCAAAATGGAGGACGTCATCTTCAGCGGCACCCAAAAGCGGGGACCGCTCGGCTTTGCCGAGGTTTCGCTCATCCTGGACAATTCCGAGGGTGTCTTTGCCTCTGAACACACCGAGATTATGGTCACCCGCCGATATTACCGGTCGGGGGAGAGCGAATATTTCCTCAACAAGCGCCATTGCCGCTTAAAAGACATCCATGAACTGTTCATGGACACCGGTCTGGGACGCGATGGCTATTCGATCATCGGCCAGGGCCGCATTGATGAGATTTTATCGCTCAAAAGCGAGGACCGGCGCGAGGTCTTTGAGGAAGCGGCGGGCATCACCAAGTTCCGCTACCGCAAGGAGGAGGCCGAGCGCAAGCTGGCTGCCACCGAGGACAATCTGGTGCGCATCCGCGACTTATACAGCGAACTGGAAAATCAGGCCGGGCCGCTCGGCAAGCAGGCCGAAAAAGCCAAGCAGTTTTTGCTGCTGCGCGACGAACTGCGGGTGATCGAGGTTTCCCTGTGGCTGCAAGAGCTGGAAGGGCTGCACCGCAGCACCGAAAAGGGACAAGCCGACCAAGCGACCTGTCAGGCGCAGCTTGCGCAGGCGCAGCAAGCGCTGAACGACCTATACCAGCGTGCCGACGCGCTCGCGGACGAGATGCGCAAGCTGGACGTCGAGACCGACGGCCTGCGGCGCGAACTGCACGCCTGTGAACAGCGTACCGCCGACCTGCAAAGTCGCTGCGCGGTGTTGCAGGCTAACATCCAAAACGACCGGGACAACATCGCGCGCGCGATGCTGGAGGAGACCCGGCAAAGCGAACAGGCCGCCGCGCTGGCCAGCCAGCAGGCCGAGCGTCAGAAGCACTGCGAACAACTGGACGCCGACCACAACAAATATCAGGACGAACTGCGGCAGGTGCAGCAAGCCATCACGCAGCAGGAACAGGCCAAAGCCCGTTCGGCGGGTCTGCGGGACACGCTGCGCGAGCAGATCGATGTGTGCAAGGGTGCGCATTTTCAGCTCGAACTGGCTCAGACAGCTGCACAGGCCGGTCTGGATGGCATGGACGGCCGGCGCGACACCCTGGGCCGCGATTTGGACGACACCGAACGCCAGCTCGCCGCCGAGGAAGCCGTGCAGGCCGGGTATCAGACCAAGCTGACCGCCTGCCGCGAACAGGCGGCCCGGGTCAAAAACCAGTTGGCTGGCATGGCCCAAAAGGCCGGACACCGCAAGCAGCACGCCGAAGAACAGGCAGCCGCTCTGGCATCTGCGCAGGCGGCCCTGACCGACTGCGACAACCGCATCCGCATGCTGCGCGACATGCAAAAGGAATATGAGGGCTTTTCCCGCGCGGTCAAGCTGACCATGAAGCGGGCCGAGAGCGGCGCGCAGAAGGGCGTCCATGGCCCGGTATCGGCCCTGATTTCGGTCGATGGCCGGTTTGTGACCGCCATTGAGACCGCGCTGGGCGCGGCGTCGTCCCATATCGTCGTCGAAACCGCACAGGACGCCAAAGCGGCCATTGCGTTCTTAAAACGCAGCGACAGCGGCCGCGCGACCTTCCTGCCTATGGATACCATCCGGCCGGCATCGCTCAAGGAGAGCGGTTTTGCCGAGAGGCCGGGCTGCTACGGCGCAGCCGATGCGCTCGTGACCTGTGCGCCGCCGTACCGCGCCATTGTGCAGAACTTGCTGGCGCGTACAGTCGTAGCTGAGGACATGGACGCTGCGCTGGCCATTGCCAAAGCGTATCATCACCGGTTCCGTATCGTCACGCTCGACGGTCAGGTCATCCAGGCGGGCGGCGCGATGACCGGCGGCTCGGTGTCCAAGACTTCGGGCGCGCTGGCGCGCACCGAAACGCTGCACCGCCTGACCGCGCAGCGGGATACCTTACAAGCCAAGGTGGGGCAGGCCGAACTCGACCTCATCCACGCCAAGAAAGCCGCCGCGGCGCTGGAAAACGACCAAAAGGTCTTACAAGCCCAGGCCGCGCAGACCCAGGAGGAAGAAACCCGCCTGACAGCCATGCTGGCCCAGCACGGCGCGCTGCTCGACAGCGTGCGCGCGCGGCGGGATGCGCTCCAGCTCGAGCGGGACAATCTGGCCGAGGCCAAGCAGACCTATGAAGATACCATCGCGCAAAAGCGCGCTGCGCTCGAAGCAGGCAAGCAGCAGATGCAGCGATTGGAAACCGAATGCACCGCGCACGAAGCCGCGCTCGCCAAGGCCGAAGAAGCGCTGACCGCCTATGCGGCGCGGTCGGTCGCGCTGCGTACGGCTGCGGCCGAGAACCGCACCGAAGCAGCAGCCGAGCGGCGCGCGCTGGACGATTTGCGCCGGCTCCAGCAGGAGATGGAGAACGGTCTGCAAAATGCCGCGCAGATGCGCGAAGAATTTGCTGCCAAGATCGAACAAAGCACCAAGGAACTCGAGCAGGCGCGCACCGATGCACAGGCCGATGGCGCTCGTGCGCAGCAGCTGCGCGCCCGCATCACCCAGGCGGCCGGGGAACGGATGCAGTTCGAAGGGCAAAAGACCCAAGCTGACAAACAGGCGCAGGCACAAAATGAGGACATCCGCAACCTGGAGCGCGAAAGCGCCCGGCTGGATGCTCAGCTGGCCCAGTACAAGGAGCGGGAAAATCAAATCCTGACCCGCATGTGGGAAAATTATGAACTAACTCCCACACCGGCGGCTGCCGTAGCGCAGCCGCTTGAGGATACCGCGCAGGCGCAGACGCGCGCGCGGTCGCTGCGCGACCAGATGCGCGCACTCGGCAACGTCAATCTGGATGCCGTGGAAGAATACCAGGCGCTCATGGAGCGGTTTACGTTCCTCGGCGAACAGAAAGACGATCTGGAAACCGCACAGCGTGATTTGTACAAGGTCATTGATCAACTGACCACGCAGATGAAAGAGGTTTTTGCCTCGGAGTTTGCCAAACTTAACACCTACTTTGGACAGACCTTCCGCGAGATTTTCGGCGGTGGCCATGCCGAATTGCAGCTGGCCGATACGTCGGATATCTTAAACTGTGGCATCGATATCCTGGTGTCGCCGCCCGGTAAGGCGGTCAAAACCATTACCCTGCTGTCGGGCGGGGAAAAGGCATTTGTGGCTATTGCGCTCTATTTTGCGATTTTAAAGCTGCGGCCCACGCCGTTTTCGGTGCTCGACGAGATCGAAGCCGCGCTGGATGATGTCAATGTTGCACGCTTCGCGCAGTACGTCAAGCGCCTGAGCGACCGCACGCAGTTTATCGTCATCACCCACCGCCGCGGCACCATGGAAGTGGCCGATATGCTTTACGGCGTGACCATGCAGGAGCGGGGCGTCAGCCGGATGCTCATGCTCAACCTGGCCGAAGCCGAAAAACAGTTTGGAAAAGAAATGAATGAAAATTAG
- the rnc gene encoding ribonuclease III yields the protein MLKEKIGYRFRNPVLFRKAMTHSSYANEQRARHLQNNERLEFLGDSVLGFVTADYLYNHFPDLPEGELTKLRAAVVCEQALYEVAKELGIDQEICLGRGEEAGGGRHRPSILADAVEALLGAIYLDGGIEPARAFVLSFIPRKADEARQGRMFKDYKTTLQEIVQKNREETLEYRLAGTHGPDHDKTFEMELLLNSNVFAKGMGHSKKEAEQMAAKQALELMGYR from the coding sequence ATGCTGAAAGAAAAAATCGGATACCGGTTCCGCAATCCGGTGCTGTTCCGCAAGGCGATGACCCATTCGTCGTATGCCAACGAGCAGCGCGCGCGGCACCTGCAAAACAACGAACGGCTTGAGTTTCTTGGCGACTCCGTACTCGGCTTTGTCACGGCCGACTATCTTTACAATCATTTTCCCGACCTGCCGGAAGGGGAACTGACCAAACTGCGCGCAGCCGTGGTCTGCGAGCAGGCATTGTATGAAGTCGCCAAGGAACTTGGCATCGATCAGGAGATCTGTCTGGGACGGGGCGAAGAAGCTGGCGGCGGCCGGCACCGGCCTAGCATTTTGGCTGACGCGGTCGAAGCGCTGCTGGGCGCCATCTACCTCGATGGCGGCATCGAACCGGCGCGCGCGTTTGTGCTCAGCTTCATCCCGCGCAAGGCGGATGAAGCGCGCCAGGGCCGCATGTTCAAGGACTACAAGACCACCTTGCAGGAGATCGTGCAGAAAAACCGCGAGGAAACGTTGGAATACCGTCTGGCAGGCACCCATGGTCCTGACCACGATAAGACGTTTGAAATGGAACTGCTGCTCAACTCCAACGTCTTTGCCAAGGGCATGGGACACAGCAAAAAGGAAGCCGAACAAATGGCAGCCAAGCAGGCGCTTGAGCTGATGGGATACCGGTAA
- the acpP gene encoding acyl carrier protein, with protein sequence MVFEKLCTLLSGQFGVTPDAITMDTALQDDLNADSLDLVELMMTIEETFDVGQISEDAAANIHTVGDIVRLIGEE encoded by the coding sequence ATGGTTTTTGAAAAATTGTGTACACTGCTGTCGGGGCAATTCGGCGTCACACCGGATGCGATCACCATGGATACCGCATTGCAGGATGACCTGAATGCCGACTCACTCGATTTGGTCGAACTGATGATGACCATTGAGGAGACGTTTGACGTGGGCCAGATCAGCGAAGACGCGGCGGCGAACATCCATACGGTCGGCGACATCGTGCGCCTGATCGGAGAAGAATAA
- the plsX gene encoding phosphate acyltransferase PlsX has protein sequence MKIAMDVMGGDNAPLAPIKGGVMAAKTYGEEVLLVGPEDTIRGILKEQGAENTPGITIVHAPDVVDMHDDPATVLRQKPQSSMAVALKLVKDGQADAIVSAGSTGALLSGATLICKRIKGIRRGALAPVMPCAGGQVMLVDAGANTECTAEYLLQFAFLGSLYAEKIRGIQKPRVGLVNNGTEDSKGDPMRKEAYALLKAAHDAGRINFVGNVEGSMVPLGACDVAVCDGFAGNVMLKTIEGVAKFMAGEIKKMFMRSTGSKIGYLLCKKGVDEFKELFNQDMVGGAPFLGIAHPVIKAHGSSNEVAFMNAVRQAIAYTKSGMIAEVEQNIGHMTLDKT, from the coding sequence GTGAAGATCGCAATGGATGTCATGGGCGGCGATAATGCGCCCCTCGCACCCATCAAGGGCGGCGTGATGGCGGCCAAGACCTATGGGGAGGAAGTCCTGCTGGTTGGCCCGGAGGATACCATCCGGGGCATCCTCAAGGAACAGGGCGCGGAAAATACGCCCGGCATTACGATCGTTCATGCCCCTGACGTGGTGGACATGCACGACGACCCGGCGACCGTCCTGCGCCAGAAGCCGCAAAGTTCGATGGCCGTAGCGCTCAAGCTGGTTAAGGACGGCCAGGCTGACGCCATCGTGTCGGCCGGTTCGACCGGTGCGCTGCTGTCCGGCGCGACGCTCATCTGTAAGCGCATCAAAGGCATCCGCCGCGGCGCGCTCGCGCCCGTGATGCCGTGCGCCGGCGGGCAGGTCATGCTGGTGGATGCGGGCGCCAACACCGAATGCACGGCTGAATACCTGCTCCAGTTCGCCTTCCTGGGCTCGCTGTATGCCGAGAAGATTCGCGGCATTCAAAAGCCGCGCGTTGGTCTGGTCAACAACGGCACCGAGGATTCCAAGGGCGACCCCATGCGCAAGGAAGCCTATGCGCTGCTCAAGGCTGCGCATGACGCAGGCCGCATCAATTTTGTCGGCAACGTCGAAGGCAGCATGGTGCCTCTGGGCGCGTGTGATGTGGCCGTGTGCGACGGCTTTGCGGGCAATGTCATGCTCAAGACCATTGAGGGCGTGGCCAAGTTCATGGCAGGCGAAATCAAGAAGATGTTCATGCGCTCGACTGGCTCCAAGATCGGCTATCTGCTGTGCAAAAAGGGCGTCGATGAGTTTAAGGAGCTGTTTAACCAGGATATGGTCGGCGGTGCGCCGTTTTTGGGCATTGCCCATCCGGTCATCAAGGCGCACGGCTCGTCCAATGAAGTTGCGTTCATGAACGCCGTACGGCAGGCCATCGCCTACACCAAGAGCGGCATGATCGCCGAGGTCGAGCAAAACATCGGCCACATGACCCTCGACAAGACTTAA
- the trmFO gene encoding methylenetetrahydrofolate--tRNA-(uracil(54)-C(5))-methyltransferase (FADH(2)-oxidizing) TrmFO, which yields MQNKVTVIGAGLAGCEAAWQLAERGIPVVLHEMKPEKKTPAHHADDFAELVCSNSLRSNELTNAAGLLKEELRRLGGLVIACADQTQVEAGGALAVDREAFARLVTEKIRNHPNIEIVPGEVTELPEEGHVIVATGPLTSDALFDAIHRKVGGEFLHFFDAAAPIVTFESIDMDNAYFASRYDKGTADYINCPLSREEFDPFWEALTTAEEAEVHGFEDKLVFEGCMPIEVNARRGHDTLLFGILKPIGLPDPKTGRDPYAVLQLRRDNAQGTLYNLVGCQTHLKWGEQKRIFSMIPALKNAEFVRYGVMHRNTFLDSPRLLDHNFALRADPRIRFAGQMTGVEGYVESNASGWLAGVATACEILGKPAPDLPSTTAIGALGNYVSNETVVKFQPMNINFGILEPLGYKVKGKREKNKQISERALEIIDSLKGEF from the coding sequence ATGCAGAATAAAGTAACCGTCATCGGCGCCGGCCTTGCCGGATGCGAAGCCGCCTGGCAGCTGGCCGAGCGAGGCATCCCGGTCGTGCTGCACGAAATGAAACCGGAAAAGAAGACCCCGGCCCACCATGCGGACGATTTTGCTGAGCTGGTGTGCTCCAACTCGCTGCGCTCGAACGAACTGACCAATGCCGCCGGCCTGCTCAAGGAGGAACTGCGCCGGTTGGGCGGCTTGGTGATCGCCTGCGCCGACCAGACCCAGGTAGAAGCGGGCGGTGCGCTCGCGGTCGACCGCGAAGCGTTCGCACGGCTCGTAACCGAAAAAATCCGAAATCATCCCAACATTGAAATCGTGCCCGGCGAAGTGACCGAACTGCCGGAGGAGGGCCACGTCATCGTGGCCACCGGCCCGCTGACCTCGGACGCGCTGTTTGATGCCATCCATCGCAAGGTGGGCGGGGAGTTCCTGCACTTTTTCGATGCGGCGGCGCCCATCGTCACCTTTGAATCGATCGACATGGACAACGCCTATTTCGCGTCTCGTTACGACAAGGGAACGGCCGATTACATCAACTGTCCGCTTTCGCGCGAGGAGTTTGACCCCTTCTGGGAAGCACTCACTACGGCTGAGGAAGCCGAAGTCCACGGCTTTGAGGATAAACTGGTGTTCGAGGGCTGTATGCCCATTGAGGTCAACGCCCGCCGCGGACATGATACGCTGCTGTTTGGCATCTTAAAGCCCATCGGCCTGCCCGACCCCAAGACCGGGCGCGACCCGTATGCGGTGTTGCAGCTGCGGCGCGACAACGCACAGGGCACGCTCTATAATCTGGTCGGCTGCCAGACCCACCTCAAATGGGGCGAACAAAAGCGCATTTTTTCCATGATTCCGGCGCTCAAAAACGCCGAGTTCGTGCGCTACGGCGTCATGCACCGCAACACCTTCCTGGATTCGCCACGGCTTCTCGACCATAATTTCGCGCTGCGCGCTGACCCGCGCATCCGCTTTGCCGGACAGATGACTGGCGTGGAAGGATATGTCGAGTCCAATGCTTCGGGCTGGCTGGCCGGGGTGGCGACCGCGTGCGAAATTCTGGGCAAGCCTGCGCCCGACCTGCCGTCGACCACGGCCATCGGCGCGCTGGGCAACTACGTTTCCAACGAAACGGTCGTAAAATTCCAGCCAATGAACATCAATTTTGGTATTTTGGAGCCGCTTGGCTATAAAGTCAAGGGCAAGCGGGAGAAAAACAAACAGATTTCCGAGCGTGCGCTCGAGATCATCGACAGCTTGAAGGGGGAGTTTTGA